In Actinomycetota bacterium, a genomic segment contains:
- a CDS encoding transposase, protein MIAMTDSLEKTHSSASFPCHCCHKKATVSWSEKRNGFICSNCLKTFDRAVIAARNDMTTEQLTLC, encoded by the coding sequence ATGATCGCCATGACCGACTCACTTGAAAAAACACACAGCTCGGCCAGCTTCCCATGTCATTGCTGCCATAAAAAGGCCACCGTTTCCTGGTCAGAAAAACGGAATGGTTTTATCTGCAGCAACTGTCTGAAGACTTTCGACAGGGCAGTGATCGCCGCGCGTAACGACATGACCACGGAGCAACTAACCCTCTGCTAG
- the rpmF gene encoding 50S ribosomal protein L32, with translation MAVPKRKTSKARRDQRRAHDSLTAPTINTCPQCHSPKQPHRVCPVCGTYKGREVIAFEE, from the coding sequence ATGGCCGTACCCAAGAGAAAAACTTCCAAAGCTAGGCGGGACCAGCGCCGGGCGCACGACAGTCTGACCGCCCCGACGATCAACACGTGCCCCCAGTGCCATAGCCCCAAGCAGCCGCACCGGGTCTGCCCGGTCTGCGGTACTTATAAGGGCCGTGAGGTCATAGCCTTCGAGGAGTAA
- a CDS encoding DUF177 domain-containing protein, whose translation MTDNTLTTLDLSSLPLEPGDPLIFEMDVRLPPLHLAGQDYGFVPDVVPAVIKVIDVGRGYNVKMSFTCRLDGACWRCLEPADLDLDVTVEDFFEAELPPIEEMGEEDEPTLWYKEDGVLNLSHWAHDAVAELLPPKILCELACKGLCPHCGGNRNLVECGCEPPADFRWEKLRDWKPE comes from the coding sequence TTGACTGACAATACCCTGACCACCCTTGATCTTTCCTCGCTTCCCCTCGAACCGGGCGATCCTCTGATCTTCGAGATGGATGTAAGGCTGCCGCCGCTGCATCTGGCGGGGCAGGACTATGGATTTGTCCCTGATGTCGTGCCGGCGGTCATCAAGGTGATCGACGTCGGCCGGGGCTATAACGTGAAGATGTCGTTTACCTGCCGGCTCGATGGCGCCTGCTGGCGCTGCCTGGAGCCGGCAGACCTCGATCTGGATGTGACTGTCGAGGACTTCTTCGAGGCCGAGCTGCCGCCTATCGAGGAGATGGGCGAAGAGGACGAACCGACCCTCTGGTACAAGGAAGACGGAGTGCTCAACCTTTCCCACTGGGCTCATGACGCGGTCGCGGAGCTGCTGCCGCCGAAGATCCTTTGCGAACTCGCCTGCAAGGGGCTTTGCCCGCACTGTGGCGGCAACCGCAACCTGGTGGAATGCGGCTGCGAGCCGCCCGCGGATTTCAGGTGGGAGAAGCTGAGGGACTGGAAGCCGGAGTAG
- a CDS encoding ATPase, with the protein MDVLVLIDKLDEIVNNARPMPMTDKVMIDREEIYDILDQMRTTIPEEIKQARWIVKERQEMLAEAKTESDRIIKEANDQAERLVSEQEVVKMAERNAASIMEDARAREREIRLGAEDYADEVLETLETNLGKFLAAVQRGRERLQGKSELEEGAEEIRTED; encoded by the coding sequence GTGGACGTACTGGTACTGATAGACAAACTAGATGAGATAGTGAACAACGCCCGGCCGATGCCGATGACCGACAAGGTCATGATCGATCGTGAGGAGATCTACGACATCCTCGACCAGATGCGGACCACGATCCCCGAAGAGATCAAGCAGGCGCGCTGGATCGTCAAGGAGCGCCAGGAGATGCTCGCCGAGGCCAAGACCGAGAGCGACCGCATCATCAAGGAAGCCAATGACCAGGCCGAACGGCTGGTATCCGAGCAGGAAGTCGTCAAGATGGCCGAGCGTAACGCCGCCTCGATCATGGAAGACGCGCGTGCCCGCGAGCGGGAGATCCGCCTGGGCGCCGAGGATTACGCCGACGAGGTGCTGGAGACGCTGGAGACGAACCTGGGCAAGTTCCTGGCGGCGGTACAGCGAGGCCGCGAGCGGCTGCAGGGCAAGAGTGAGCTGGAAGAGGGCGCTGAGGAGATCCGCACCGAAGACTGA
- the coaD gene encoding pantetheine-phosphate adenylyltransferase, whose product MTDHTNTTAVCPGTYDPVTEGHLDIIRRASELFERVIVGVVASSPRKDTMFSAEERVSFLEDSLSGQAGNIEVVLFDTLLVDFAHKYGAKALVKGLRAISDFEYEFQMAQLNRKLAPDLETVYLMASPEYSFLSSSGVKEVARFGGKVDDLVPAVVARRFAELLK is encoded by the coding sequence ATGACTGATCACACCAACACCACCGCTGTCTGCCCCGGGACCTACGACCCGGTCACTGAAGGGCACCTTGATATCATCAGGAGGGCTTCGGAGCTGTTCGAGCGCGTGATCGTGGGTGTGGTGGCTTCATCGCCCCGCAAGGACACGATGTTCAGCGCCGAGGAGCGGGTTTCCTTCCTCGAAGATTCGCTTTCCGGGCAAGCGGGTAATATCGAGGTCGTGCTTTTTGATACACTGCTTGTGGATTTTGCCCACAAGTATGGCGCCAAGGCGCTCGTGAAGGGGCTCAGGGCCATCAGTGACTTCGAGTACGAGTTCCAGATGGCGCAGCTGAACAGGAAACTGGCCCCGGACCTAGAAACTGTTTACTTGATGGCGTCGCCGGAGTACAGCTTTTTGAGTTCCAGCGGCGTAAAAGAAGTGGCAAGATTCGGCGGCAAGGTGGATGACCTGGTACCCGCGGTAGTGGCCAGGCGCTTTGCCGAGTTATTGAAGTAA
- the rsmD gene encoding 16S rRNA (guanine(966)-N(2))-methyltransferase RsmD — protein MRIIAGKCKGTIIAAPKGSHTRPTADKVRGAIFNMLGDVSGLEVLDLFAGSGALGLEAVSRGAAAALLADSGVAAAAAIHKNMAKLRLEGVRAVRRDYLLILKQAAKKGERYDLIFVDPPYRMHRVIKPELSRWLPRILAPGGRVVVESDSREDVSLPLELVTDKKYGDTRIRIFVSDELL, from the coding sequence ATGCGGATAATCGCCGGTAAATGCAAAGGCACGATCATAGCGGCTCCGAAAGGCAGCCATACCCGGCCGACGGCGGACAAGGTCCGCGGGGCGATATTCAATATGCTCGGCGATGTCAGCGGCCTCGAAGTGCTGGATCTCTTTGCCGGCAGCGGGGCGCTGGGGCTGGAGGCGGTGAGCCGCGGCGCGGCGGCGGCTCTGTTGGCCGACAGCGGTGTCGCCGCGGCGGCGGCTATCCATAAAAACATGGCGAAACTCAGGCTGGAGGGCGTACGCGCGGTTCGCCGCGATTACCTGTTAATCCTCAAGCAAGCAGCCAAAAAGGGCGAGCGTTATGATTTGATTTTCGTAGACCCCCCCTATAGAATGCACCGCGTTATCAAGCCGGAACTCAGCCGATGGCTACCGCGGATTCTGGCGCCCGGGGGGAGGGTGGTAGTCGAGAGTGATTCCCGTGAAGACGTTTCCCTGCCGCTGGAACTTGTCACCGATAAAAAATACGGCGATACGCGGATTCGCATCTTTGTCTCGGATGAGCTGCTTTGA
- the recG gene encoding ATP-dependent DNA helicase RecG: protein MNKARCLTEFAGLEPLRSTGLPHTSKSSRNPPELDEPLTTLPGVGPSLAAAASKLGLETLGDLLLHFPSRHEDFTSQKQISELKLGEEATVRCMVAKVALQRTRRRSLRLVKAMVKDETGYMEAVWYNQDYLADQLSPGDELMLRGTYEGAGACIYKVRSHELLAKRDARPHGEDGAQAEAAGLPAAGAHQGLGGLHTTGFVPVYPTTEKISVKRLRGWLGRVRSLAARLSDPLPSALRAELMLPWRSDAVISMHFPRSAADFKTAEARLVFEELYLMQVGLLSHRQQFRNARRGVALGEVGGLTRDFVRSLPFRLTEHQFRACKEISADLRNEAPMQRLLQGDVGSGKTVVAVYTMLRAVEDGRQAALMAPTEVLAEQHFFSLERMLGALGVRVAFMSSRLRPAERKALLSQLAAGEVDIAVGTHALIQKDVSFRQLAVVVVDEQHRFGVRQRDELVDKATRKGVTPHVLHMTATPIPRTLALTLYGDLDVSTISMMPAGRQRIRTWLVPEVKRSGAYGFIREQLDAGRQCFVVCPLIEESEALEAKAVESEAERLAAGEFAGYRVAVLHGQMPSQAKQETMRRFAAGEVQVLVTTTVIEVGVDVPNATVMLVEEADRFGLAQLHQLRGRVGRGEHESCCLLFGDPKTESGEQRLRAMTSTADGFALADIDLEIRSEGQLFGARQSGLPDLRLARLSRDQEVLKLAREKASELVEADPELKRPENALLRDEVERVFGESIEWLRRA, encoded by the coding sequence ATGAACAAAGCCCGGTGCCTTACCGAATTCGCCGGGCTTGAGCCACTCCGGAGCACTGGACTTCCCCACACTTCCAAGTCATCCCGGAACCCTCCCGAGCTGGATGAACCCCTGACCACGCTGCCGGGAGTCGGACCATCCCTGGCTGCAGCCGCCAGCAAACTCGGTCTTGAGACGCTGGGCGACCTGCTGCTCCATTTTCCTTCCAGACATGAGGATTTTACCAGCCAGAAGCAGATCAGCGAGCTGAAGCTGGGGGAGGAGGCTACTGTGCGCTGCATGGTGGCGAAGGTGGCCCTGCAGCGGACTCGTCGGCGCAGCCTGCGGCTGGTCAAAGCGATGGTGAAGGATGAGACCGGCTATATGGAAGCGGTCTGGTACAACCAGGATTATCTGGCGGACCAGCTGTCACCGGGAGACGAGCTGATGTTGCGCGGCACTTACGAGGGTGCCGGCGCCTGTATCTATAAAGTGCGAAGCCACGAGCTGCTGGCGAAGCGGGATGCACGGCCCCATGGCGAGGATGGCGCGCAGGCGGAGGCCGCGGGGTTACCTGCGGCCGGGGCTCATCAGGGCCTTGGGGGTCTGCACACCACCGGTTTTGTTCCCGTCTACCCCACCACTGAGAAGATATCGGTAAAACGGCTGCGTGGCTGGCTCGGACGGGTGCGGTCGCTGGCGGCGCGCCTGTCGGATCCGCTGCCATCGGCGCTGAGAGCAGAGCTGATGCTGCCGTGGCGCTCCGATGCCGTGATCTCGATGCATTTCCCGCGGTCGGCGGCTGACTTCAAGACCGCGGAGGCGCGTCTTGTCTTCGAGGAACTTTATCTGATGCAGGTAGGGCTTCTGAGCCATCGCCAGCAGTTCCGGAATGCGCGGCGGGGAGTGGCGCTGGGCGAGGTCGGCGGGCTTACCAGGGATTTTGTCCGTTCGCTGCCGTTCAGGCTCACTGAGCACCAGTTCCGTGCCTGCAAGGAGATCTCCGCTGATCTGAGGAACGAGGCGCCGATGCAGCGGCTGCTCCAGGGCGACGTGGGCTCGGGCAAGACGGTCGTGGCCGTCTACACGATGTTGAGGGCGGTCGAGGATGGGCGCCAGGCGGCGCTCATGGCTCCCACCGAAGTGCTGGCGGAACAACATTTTTTCAGTCTGGAGCGGATGCTGGGGGCGCTCGGCGTGCGCGTCGCATTCATGTCCAGCCGGTTGCGGCCGGCGGAACGGAAGGCGTTGCTCAGCCAGCTGGCCGCGGGTGAGGTCGATATCGCCGTGGGAACCCATGCCCTGATCCAGAAGGACGTCAGTTTCCGTCAGCTCGCGGTCGTCGTCGTCGACGAGCAGCACCGCTTCGGTGTCCGCCAGCGCGATGAGCTGGTCGACAAGGCGACGAGGAAAGGTGTCACGCCGCACGTGCTGCACATGACGGCGACGCCGATCCCGAGGACGCTGGCGCTGACATTATACGGAGACCTGGACGTGAGCACGATAAGCATGATGCCGGCGGGGCGGCAGCGGATCAGGACCTGGCTGGTGCCCGAGGTGAAGCGGTCTGGCGCCTACGGGTTCATCCGGGAACAGCTGGACGCGGGAAGGCAGTGCTTTGTTGTCTGCCCGCTTATCGAGGAATCCGAGGCGCTGGAAGCCAAAGCGGTTGAGAGCGAAGCCGAACGCCTGGCCGCCGGCGAGTTCGCCGGCTACCGTGTGGCCGTGCTTCATGGCCAGATGCCTTCGCAGGCCAAACAGGAGACTATGCGGCGATTCGCCGCCGGGGAGGTCCAGGTGCTGGTCACGACGACAGTGATCGAGGTCGGTGTGGACGTGCCCAACGCCACGGTGATGCTGGTGGAGGAAGCCGACCGGTTCGGGCTGGCGCAGCTGCACCAGCTCCGCGGGCGGGTGGGGCGGGGCGAGCACGAGTCCTGCTGCCTGCTGTTCGGCGACCCGAAGACCGAGTCCGGGGAGCAGCGGCTGCGGGCCATGACTTCCACCGCGGATGGATTCGCTCTGGCTGACATCGATCTGGAGATACGCAGCGAGGGCCAGCTGTTCGGCGCCAGGCAGTCGGGGCTGCCGGACCTGCGCCTGGCCCGGCTTTCCCGCGACCAGGAGGTCCTGAAGCTGGCGCGTGAGAAGGCGTCGGAGCTGGTTGAGGCTGATCCGGAGCTGAAGCGGCCTGAGAATGCCCTGCTTCGGGATGAGGTCGAGCGTGTCTTCGGGGAGTCGATCGAATGGCTGCGCCGGGCGTGA
- a CDS encoding 50S ribosomal protein L28: MSRVCTVCGKKPGYGNNRSHSNRATRRRFNPNLQKIRIVQNGTPTRAYVCAKCISAGKVQKVAVGKSSEAAKEAV, encoded by the coding sequence ATGTCAAGAGTATGTACAGTCTGCGGCAAGAAGCCCGGCTACGGAAACAACCGCAGCCACTCCAACAGAGCGACCCGTCGCCGGTTCAATCCGAACCTGCAGAAGATTCGCATCGTCCAGAACGGCACTCCGACCCGCGCCTATGTCTGCGCCAAGTGCATCAGCGCCGGCAAGGTACAGAAAGTCGCGGTAGGCAAATCCAGCGAAGCTGCAAAGGAAGCCGTTTAG
- a CDS encoding signal peptidase I — protein sequence MEAEFSLGGGPVLILWAAIYVYMAFSLMTIANKTGTENAWFAWVPILNVILMLQIADKPIWWIILFLIPIVNIVIAIMVWMAIAEARGFPSWWGILMIVPFVNFIVPGYLAFAEP from the coding sequence ATGGAAGCTGAATTCTCTTTGGGCGGAGGACCGGTTCTTATCCTCTGGGCAGCGATCTACGTCTACATGGCGTTCTCGCTGATGACCATCGCCAACAAGACCGGCACCGAGAATGCCTGGTTCGCGTGGGTGCCGATCCTTAATGTCATCCTTATGCTTCAGATCGCGGACAAACCGATATGGTGGATCATCCTCTTTCTGATCCCGATCGTGAACATCGTCATCGCCATCATGGTATGGATGGCGATCGCCGAGGCCAGGGGTTTTCCAAGCTGGTGGGGCATCCTGATGATCGTCCCGTTCGTCAACTTCATCGTGCCCGGATACCTGGCTTTCGCCGAACCCTAA
- a CDS encoding protease inhibitor I42 family protein, whose translation MNFRLHKSAASMVLPILLVAVAITIAGCGSEGTTSVETKTATARTVPVRTTTVNTGTVTVTEADEGSTVNLAAGAKLQVLLKSNPTTGYHWVASADQGCLQQAGDAVYTPDPNPEGMVGTGGKDTFTFNAVSPCQASLLMNYLSPANQPSETTFSITVNITA comes from the coding sequence ATGAACTTCAGGCTACATAAGTCGGCTGCGTCAATGGTGCTTCCCATTTTGCTGGTGGCAGTCGCCATCACTATCGCTGGTTGCGGCAGCGAAGGCACAACATCAGTGGAAACGAAAACCGCTACGGCCAGAACCGTGCCTGTGCGGACTACCACGGTGAACACAGGGACGGTGACAGTCACGGAAGCAGACGAGGGATCTACGGTGAACCTGGCTGCAGGAGCTAAGCTTCAGGTCTTACTGAAAAGCAATCCAACAACCGGATATCACTGGGTCGCTTCGGCGGACCAGGGCTGTCTGCAGCAGGCGGGGGATGCCGTCTACACGCCTGATCCGAACCCTGAAGGCATGGTCGGCACCGGAGGGAAGGACACCTTCACATTCAATGCCGTCTCGCCGTGCCAGGCCTCCCTGTTGATGAACTACCTGAGTCCGGCCAATCAGCCGTCGGAAACGACCTTCAGCATCACCGTCAATATCACGGCATAG
- a CDS encoding 6,7-dimethyl-8-ribityllumazine synthase: MAEKYKSYEGMLDAKGLKFGIVVARFNEFISLRLLDGAVDCIIRHGAGKGAIEVAWVPGAFEIPLVAAKMAESGKYDAVIALGAVIRGGTPHFDYVAGEVSKGIAKIAMDTKVPVAMGVLTTDSIEQAVERAGTKAGNKGWQAAAGAIEMAQLVKTMK, translated from the coding sequence ATGGCGGAAAAATACAAGAGTTACGAAGGGATGCTCGATGCCAAGGGCCTGAAGTTCGGCATCGTCGTCGCCCGATTCAACGAGTTCATCTCTCTGCGCCTGCTGGACGGCGCTGTGGATTGCATCATCAGGCACGGAGCCGGCAAGGGCGCTATCGAGGTAGCCTGGGTCCCCGGTGCCTTCGAGATCCCGCTGGTGGCGGCCAAGATGGCCGAGAGCGGCAAGTACGACGCCGTGATCGCCCTGGGCGCGGTCATCCGTGGCGGCACGCCTCATTTCGATTATGTGGCCGGTGAGGTATCCAAGGGCATCGCTAAGATCGCCATGGATACCAAGGTGCCCGTAGCCATGGGTGTGCTCACAACCGATTCCATCGAGCAGGCCGTCGAACGGGCTGGCACCAAGGCCGGCAACAAGGGCTGGCAGGCAGCAGCCGGCGCCATCGAGATGGCCCAGCTGGTAAAGACAATGAAGTAG
- a CDS encoding bifunctional 3,4-dihydroxy-2-butanone-4-phosphate synthase/GTP cyclohydrolase II, producing MENQEAKAADSPFSSIEEAIEDIKAGKIVVVCDDEDRENEGDLTMAAQFATPDAINFMAMYGRGLICLTLTPEKCIELDLPQMVQNNEATFSTAFTVSVEARHGVTTGISAADRAHTIQTAIKPGAKPTDLVQPGHVFPLRAKPGGVLERTGQTEAGVDLARLAGLEPAGVICEIMNEDGTMSRVPDLIPYCKKHNLKMVTVADLIKYRRKNEKLVQRVADARLPTRYGDFRAIGFRSLLDNEEHVALVKGDVDGAENVLVRVHSECLTGDVFHSMRCDCGEQLNHALRMIDEDGKGVLLYMSQEGRGIGILNKLRAYELQEQGMDTVQANEELGFPADLRDYGIGAQILVDLGLTTIRQMTNNPKKIKGLEGYGLKIVERVPIEMPPQCENVAYLATKKAKMGHILHHQDLRFEGEEEEKTSE from the coding sequence ATGGAAAACCAGGAAGCAAAAGCTGCGGACTCGCCGTTCAGCAGCATCGAAGAAGCAATCGAGGACATCAAGGCCGGCAAGATAGTCGTCGTCTGCGATGATGAGGACAGGGAGAATGAGGGTGACCTGACCATGGCAGCCCAGTTCGCCACGCCGGACGCCATCAACTTCATGGCCATGTACGGGCGCGGGCTCATCTGCCTGACCCTTACCCCGGAGAAGTGCATCGAACTCGACCTGCCCCAGATGGTCCAGAACAACGAGGCCACCTTCAGTACCGCCTTCACGGTTTCCGTGGAAGCGCGCCACGGCGTCACCACCGGCATCTCGGCAGCCGACCGGGCGCACACCATCCAGACCGCCATCAAGCCAGGCGCCAAGCCCACTGATCTGGTGCAGCCCGGCCATGTGTTCCCACTGAGGGCCAAACCGGGCGGAGTGCTTGAGCGCACCGGCCAGACCGAAGCCGGCGTCGACCTGGCGCGTCTTGCCGGGCTGGAGCCCGCCGGCGTCATCTGCGAGATCATGAACGAGGACGGCACCATGTCGAGAGTGCCGGACCTGATCCCCTACTGCAAGAAGCACAACCTCAAGATGGTAACCGTCGCCGACCTGATCAAGTACCGGCGCAAGAACGAGAAGCTGGTGCAGCGTGTCGCCGACGCGCGGCTCCCGACGAGATATGGCGACTTCCGCGCCATCGGTTTCCGCAGCCTGCTGGATAATGAGGAGCATGTGGCTCTGGTCAAGGGTGACGTGGACGGCGCGGAGAACGTGCTGGTGCGGGTGCACTCGGAATGCCTGACCGGCGATGTCTTCCACTCCATGCGCTGCGACTGCGGTGAGCAGCTCAACCATGCGCTGCGCATGATCGACGAGGACGGCAAGGGCGTTCTGCTTTACATGTCACAGGAAGGACGCGGCATCGGCATCCTCAACAAGCTGCGTGCTTACGAACTGCAGGAGCAGGGCATGGACACGGTCCAGGCCAACGAGGAGCTCGGCTTTCCCGCTGACCTTCGCGATTATGGCATCGGCGCCCAGATACTGGTGGACCTTGGTCTGACTACTATCCGCCAGATGACCAATAACCCAAAAAAGATCAAGGGTCTGGAAGGATATGGGCTCAAGATCGTGGAAAGAGTGCCAATCGAGATGCCGCCCCAGTGTGAGAACGTGGCATACCTCGCCACCAAGAAGGCGAAGATGGGACATATCCTCCATCACCAGGACCTCAGGTTCGAGGGCGAGGAAGAGGAAAAGACGAGCGAGTAA
- a CDS encoding riboflavin synthase, protein MFTGIVEELGKLVSLEMGSDSGVITVEADKVLEGCQLGDSIAVNGVCLTARDFGSGTFSADVMPETLRKTNLGHLKRGSIVNLERALTLSARLGGHLMLGHVDAVGKIVSIRPEGNAIFYTFSAPEEIRRYLLPQGSIGIDGISLTIARLEREQFSVSLIPHTVKVTTLGHHGVGYFVNLEADVLGKYVEKIMRGGLPGGHGEGGLTLEKLAEGGFL, encoded by the coding sequence ATGTTCACCGGTATCGTTGAAGAACTTGGCAAGCTCGTCAGCCTGGAGATGGGTTCCGACTCGGGCGTCATCACAGTGGAAGCGGACAAGGTCCTCGAGGGATGCCAGCTGGGCGATTCCATCGCGGTCAACGGTGTCTGTCTGACCGCCAGGGATTTTGGCAGCGGCACTTTCTCAGCCGACGTGATGCCCGAGACCCTGAGGAAGACAAACCTGGGACATCTCAAGCGTGGCAGCATCGTCAACCTGGAAAGAGCTCTGACGCTTTCGGCGCGGCTCGGGGGGCATCTGATGCTGGGCCACGTTGACGCCGTCGGCAAGATCGTCTCCATCCGTCCTGAAGGCAACGCTATCTTTTATACATTTTCAGCTCCGGAAGAGATCCGGCGCTACCTGCTGCCCCAGGGCTCGATCGGCATCGACGGCATCAGCCTGACGATCGCCAGGCTGGAGCGAGAGCAGTTCAGCGTCTCGCTGATCCCGCATACGGTCAAAGTCACAACCCTTGGCCACCATGGAGTCGGCTACTTTGTGAACCTTGAGGCCGACGTGCTGGGCAAGTATGTTGAGAAGATCATGCGCGGCGGTCTTCCCGGAGGCCATGGCGAAGGCGGCCTGACCCTTGAAAAGCTGGCAGAGGGGGGATTTTTGTAG
- the ribD gene encoding bifunctional diaminohydroxyphosphoribosylaminopyrimidine deaminase/5-amino-6-(5-phosphoribosylamino)uracil reductase RibD, which translates to MVTGLDISFMQRALNLADLARGKTSPNPTVGAVIARGEEVIGEGYHKRAGDDHAEVAAIKSATGDIRGATIFVTLEPCCHHGRTGPCSNALIDAGIARVVVASLDPSSKVNGKGLEQLREAGIEVEVLDGLLAARARSQNEAFRKHAVTGLPFVIFKSAMSLDGKIATSTGDSKWISGEESRALVHALRGEVDAIACGSGTAQIDDPMLTCRIPGDYKQPLRVVFDSKAGLSLESQLVKTAGEVATLVFVTEAATQEKVKALKDAGVEVVRTGTLDSQVNVGEALLHLGSREPAALSLLLEGGPTLAASFVESGAIDKVMTFVAPKFIGGKDARTPVEGRGFRLVGEATPLYRVKHKAVGDDVLITAYTTQEEW; encoded by the coding sequence ATGGTTACCGGACTCGACATAAGTTTCATGCAAAGGGCGCTCAACCTGGCCGATCTGGCCAGGGGCAAGACCAGCCCCAATCCTACCGTGGGTGCTGTGATCGCTCGTGGCGAGGAAGTCATCGGCGAGGGCTATCACAAGCGTGCCGGAGACGATCATGCCGAGGTGGCCGCGATCAAATCGGCAACCGGCGACATCAGGGGTGCCACTATCTTCGTGACCCTCGAGCCCTGCTGCCATCATGGCCGCACAGGCCCATGCAGCAACGCGCTGATCGATGCGGGCATCGCCCGGGTCGTCGTCGCTTCTCTCGATCCGTCATCGAAGGTCAATGGCAAGGGCCTGGAGCAGCTGCGTGAGGCTGGCATCGAAGTCGAAGTGCTCGACGGTCTGCTGGCCGCCCGGGCGCGTTCCCAGAACGAAGCCTTCCGCAAGCATGCGGTTACCGGGCTGCCTTTTGTCATCTTCAAGAGCGCCATGAGCCTGGATGGCAAGATAGCGACCTCGACTGGCGATTCCAAGTGGATATCCGGCGAGGAAAGCCGGGCGCTGGTACATGCGCTCCGGGGCGAGGTCGACGCCATCGCCTGTGGCAGCGGCACCGCCCAGATAGACGATCCCATGCTCACCTGCCGCATACCCGGCGATTACAAGCAACCTCTAAGGGTCGTGTTCGATTCGAAGGCTGGACTGTCCCTGGAGAGCCAGCTTGTGAAGACCGCCGGTGAAGTAGCGACGCTGGTCTTCGTCACCGAGGCCGCAACCCAGGAAAAAGTGAAGGCGCTCAAGGACGCCGGAGTCGAGGTCGTCCGGACCGGGACCCTGGACAGCCAGGTGAACGTAGGCGAAGCGCTGCTGCATCTTGGCTCCCGCGAGCCCGCTGCCCTCAGCCTCCTGCTTGAAGGTGGACCGACGCTTGCGGCTTCTTTCGTGGAGTCCGGGGCTATCGACAAGGTCATGACTTTTGTAGCGCCGAAATTCATCGGCGGCAAGGATGCGCGCACTCCGGTCGAAGGGCGCGGTTTCCGGCTGGTGGGCGAGGCGACGCCGCTTTACAGGGTCAAACACAAGGCGGTCGGCGATGACGTGCTGATAACCGCTTACACCACTCAGGAGGAATGGTAG
- the rpe gene encoding ribulose-phosphate 3-epimerase: MTSYQLAPSILSADFSCLGEDIRRVMDAGVRVIHVDVMDGQFVPNITIGPVVIEGIRDLVHDAGGVLDVHLMIDAPERYIDDFARAGSDWICVHAEACTHLNMTLSQIRAAGCKAGVSLNPATPLNVLQEVTGDIDFALMMTVNPGFSGQKFIASVLPKIARARQLLPDHVGLEVDGGVAPDTIEAVLDTGANLFVAGSAVFGASDQAAAARSLMASMAARAAG; this comes from the coding sequence ATCACAAGCTACCAGCTGGCCCCGTCGATCCTCTCGGCCGATTTCTCGTGCCTGGGCGAGGACATCAGGCGGGTGATGGATGCCGGAGTCAGGGTAATCCATGTGGATGTGATGGACGGCCAGTTCGTCCCCAACATCACCATCGGGCCGGTAGTGATCGAGGGCATCCGCGACCTTGTGCACGACGCTGGCGGCGTCCTCGACGTTCACCTGATGATAGACGCGCCCGAACGGTACATCGACGATTTCGCCAGGGCCGGTTCGGACTGGATCTGCGTCCATGCCGAAGCCTGCACCCACCTGAACATGACCCTCTCGCAGATCCGCGCTGCCGGCTGCAAGGCGGGCGTCTCACTGAATCCGGCGACGCCGCTAAACGTGCTGCAGGAGGTCACCGGCGACATCGATTTCGCCCTGATGATGACGGTCAATCCCGGTTTCAGCGGCCAGAAGTTCATCGCCTCGGTGCTGCCAAAGATAGCCCGGGCGCGCCAGCTGCTGCCCGACCATGTAGGACTCGAGGTGGATGGCGGCGTTGCTCCTGATACCATCGAAGCCGTTCTGGACACCGGTGCCAACCTGTTCGTTGCCGGCTCGGCCGTATTTGGCGCCAGCGATCAGGCTGCCGCGGCGCGAAGCCTGATGGCTTCCATGGCCGCGCGCGCGGCCGGTTAG